CTACTGCAGTGAGCCGACGGAAGAGCTCCCAAAGCCGCCATCGCCAGGGACTGGACAGCCAGCCACCGCAGCCGCCACCGCTGGCCAGCAGCTTGGTTCATGCATTGAACACGGCGCCGCAACCGGCGCCACAGCCTGAACCACAGCCGCCTGAATTGGAGTGGCCCTCGCCGCCAGCCTTTGTGCTGCTCGCGTTGAATATGATGCCATTGCCGCACCCACCACCGCAGCCGGAGCCACAGCCTCCAGACCTGTTGCTCTTGGAGCCCTCCATGACCATGCCTCCACTGCCGCAGCCTCCGCCGCCACAGccagagccgcagccgccggatTTGGCTTGGCCGGCAGCAGTGCTAGAGTTGAATAGGGCTCCGCAACCGCCACCGCAGCCAGAACCGCATCCGCTGGACTTGGCATGGCTGGTCTTGGAGCCTTCAATGACCATGGCACCACAGCCTCCGCCGCCACAGCCAGAGCCACAGCCGCCGGATTTGGCTTGGCCGGCAGCAGTGCTAGAGTTGAATAGGGTTCcgcagccaccacctcctccacaaCCGCCACTGCAGCCAGAACCGCATCCGCTGGACTTGGCATGGCTGGTCTTGGAGTCTTCAGTGACCATGGCACCGCAGCCTCCGCTGCCACAGCCAGAGCCACATCCTCCAGATTTTGCTTGGCCAGCCCTAGTGCTAGAGTTGAATAGGGCGCTgcagccgcctcctcctccgcaaCTGCCACCGCAGTCAGAACCACATCCGCTGGACTTGGCATGGCTAGTCTTGGAGTCTTCAGCGACCATGGTTCCGCAGCCTCTGCCACCACAGCCAGAGCCACAGCCGCCAGATTTGGCTTGGCCAGCCGCACTGCTAGAGTTGAATAGGGTGCCGCAGCCGCTGCCTCCTCCGCAACCGCCACCGCAGCCAGAACCACATCCGCTGAACTTGGCATGGCTTGTCTTGAAGCCTTCAGTGACCATGGCGTCGCAACTGCCACTGCACCCGGAACCACAGCCAGCTGACTTGGCCAGGCCTTGGCCAACCGTAGCAATGGAGTTGACCAGGGTGccgcagccaccgcctccacagCCGCCACCGCAGCCGGAACCGCGTCCTCCAGACTTGATGTGGCTTACCTTGGAGCCTTCAATGACCATGCTATCCCTGTCCATAGCTTTGGAGTTCAACAGGGTGCCACAGCCACCTCCACTACCACAGCCGGAGCCACAGCCTCCCGACTTGGACTTGGCCTGACCCTCGTCAGTCATGGTGCTAGCTTTCAACAAGGTGCCACAGCCTCCCCCGCCACCGCAGCCACCACCACATCCAGAACCACAGCCTCCGAACTTGGCATTGTCTGCCTTGGAATCCTCAACCACCATGGGTCCACAGTTTCCACCACCACAGCCGCTCCCACAGCCAGCAGACTCAGCATGGCCATCCTCGCCACTTGCAACAGCTGCTGGGCAAGCATCAGAGCTAGCATGGTCAGTCTTGCAGCCTGCCATGACCTTTCCACCACCCAAAGCCGTACTGCAAGTGCCACATTGCACAGGAGCCACTGCCGTGCTCCTAGCTCCAAGGGTATGTGTCTCTGAAACTATGGCTGTGTCAGATCCGGACACTACAGACTTCTGAACCACTGCACTACTGATGAGTTCCACACCATCTTGGCCGTCCGCATCCATGAACAGGAACGATATCGTGATCCATGGAAGTAGGAACTCAGCCTCATTCACCTAAGAATTGATGACAAACATGGTTGTGTTAGCAGAAAGAAAGATAATTCAGGTTTCTAAAATGATGCTACAAGTAAAAGTGTACCATCATCAACTGAGATTCGGTGTCCAGCAATGCCACAGCTTTGCCATATGGGTGCTCAGCACAGAACCTCACAGCGGTGACAGCCGAGGCATCCTCGGAGTGACACTTGCAGCACTTACGTTCATATTCGAGTTTCCTTCCTTGGTAGAGCTTGATCTGGTTTGTTCAAACAAGTACTAGAACTTTAAGTTTGCTACTTGAATAGAAAGTGGTTATCACTGTGAACTGAGCTTGAGTTAAGCTTACCAGTTGGTTGTCACCTTTGAGGTTGAGCATACTGCCATCAGTGCAACCGCTGATCGACAGGTTTGAATTTTTCAGTGTCCATTTATTTTCTCTGAATTCTGCTAGCTGAAGTTGCTCCTTTCGCGACTTCAGTACTCCAACCAATTCCCGCTTGCAAGCCATGGCATTCTTTACCTTGTGCTCTCTGAGATATAGGTTAGTCATTACTCATTGGTCTCATTTACTAGCATGATTCAGGTTAGTAGTAAATTGACACAGTGTTCTTTTTACAGGAAGATAATTTTTTTTTATCCTGCTTCATCTGGGATTTGGATAAACAGAACTTGTGAGTTTCAACTCTTTCAGTCCCTATCGCCAAGAACATTCTTATATTTTACATATTGTTCAATAATGAACAGAATTAACAGTAACTAAAGTCCTTCCAGACTCCTAATGAAATAAATTGTGAATCTGATCTGAATGAATAGTTTATAGATGCCTTTATAATCTGACCATCGGCTCCTACTACAACTACCAATTTGCAACTTTGCATACTTAACCTTCATTTGGAAGATGTACTGAAGAGACAGCAAAACCATATAAAACTTTAAACATAAAGGAAACATCTGTACTACTATGTGGCAGTAGTGTAGTACCAGTCAGCATCAAATGTAATTTCTGCCATACAGTTTTACAAATCTGCTAACCTTTGTGGAGAGAGAATTCATCCATTTTGCAACCCAAGAAAATTACCTTATCTGAAGACGGATAAGCTCAGTACCACAATCATACAAGAAACGAGTCCAGCTGACCATCTTCTGATCCTTGATGGAATGTGGCAAAAGACAGGACTTGAGAGAGAAAGGCTCCGTCCTGACCATGCTAAACACCTTCTGAGCGCTACATGGGACAGTAGCAGAGGCTGCAACACGAAGACTAACAGGAGGGGAAGTGGCATGCCCACCATGAGCTTTCAGTTCAAACCACCTTTCAAAGGAGAGCTTAGAATCAGGCCCTGTAAGAAGCTGCAGTGGGATAGAAACCTTCCCAATTGGTTCTGGTTTCTTAGATGCCCGATCAGCCATTACTGTGAGGATGAGTTCTCCGGTAGGTTCACACTGCAAACTAGCTCCAGTCTTCCCTGTAACTGTTGAAATATCCAACCTGCCACCGTCACTGATAAACATATCTGATTGATTCTTGGTGAACCATACATACACATTTTCTTTTGGAACAGCAGATGGTAAATTCTTGATGTCTACAATTTGCAAATATAACTGCAAAAAAGGGAAATGTTCAAGTCCACTACCAATATATGGTAGAAACATCATGGCAGAAGAATTGGCTGCTTCAGATTTTGTGAAATTATCATATCAACTATCAGTCCAGAAACAACTGGTTATAGTAGTTACAAGTATAACATGCATCATTTTGAATTGTACCATCAGATCAGACCTTTCTAGAAATAATTATGTACCGTGTACTAACTGTCACTTAATGAAGAGAGTAGCATACCTCTACAAATATGATGTCCAGAACATTAAGAT
Above is a genomic segment from Panicum hallii strain FIL2 chromosome 8, PHallii_v3.1, whole genome shotgun sequence containing:
- the LOC112902228 gene encoding glycine-rich domain-containing protein 1-like — its product is MDGEQAARWVAAQEGVPVGADLVAAARRQLEFLAAVDRRRWLYEGPLLDRAIRRYKSCWLPLLAKHTQAPVVDGPLVVPLDCEWIWHCHRLNPVQYIRDCKKIYGRILNNDNVESSIGTKSKIQSEKVWKELYHEEPFELEYTSSSETTMDVNPGATEGISYDLISAVKRQSSFYYQVGTPTMHDQRFLVEAFARYKGFLYLIKMNQDKGVQRFRVPTYDVDLMWHTHQLHPVTYCKDMLKLLGKVLEHDDTDADRSEGKKLDVGFTETTEQFESIFGARYWKAGCMYRGNLPSPVTSTPQIFNTEVGNGSDICKAQKDLNVLDIIFVELYLQIVDIKNLPSAVPKENVYVWFTKNQSDMFISDGGRLDISTVTGKTGASLQCEPTGELILTVMADRASKKPEPIGKVSIPLQLLTGPDSKLSFERWFELKAHGGHATSPPVSLRVAASATVPCSAQKVFSMVRTEPFSLKSCLLPHSIKDQKMVSWTRFLYDCGTELIRLQIREHKVKNAMACKRELVGVLKSRKEQLQLAEFRENKWTLKNSNLSISGCTDGSMLNLKGDNQLIKLYQGRKLEYERKCCKCHSEDASAVTAVRFCAEHPYGKAVALLDTESQLMMVNEAEFLLPWITISFLFMDADGQDGVELISSAVVQKSVVSGSDTAIVSETHTLGARSTAVAPVQCGTCSTALGGGKVMAGCKTDHASSDACPAAVASGEDGHAESAGCGSGCGGGNCGPMVVEDSKADNAKFGGCGSGCGGGCGGGGGCGTLLKASTMTDEGQAKSKSGGCGSGCGSGGGCGTLLNSKAMDRDSMVIEGSKVSHIKSGGRGSGCGGGCGGGGCGTLVNSIATVGQGLAKSAGCGSGCSGSCDAMVTEGFKTSHAKFSGCGSGCGGGCGGGSGCGTLFNSSSAAGQAKSGGCGSGCGGRGCGTMVAEDSKTSHAKSSGCGSDCGGSCGGGGGCSALFNSSTRAGQAKSGGCGSGCGSGGCGAMVTEDSKTSHAKSSGCGSGCSGGCGGGGGCGTLFNSSTAAGQAKSGGCGSGCGGGGCGAMVIEGSKTSHAKSSGCGSGCGGGCGALFNSSTAAGQAKSGGCGSGCGGGGCGSGGMVMEGSKSNRSGGCGSGCGGGCGNGIIFNASSTKAGGEGHSNSGGCGSGCGAGCGAVFNA